The following proteins are co-located in the uncultured Draconibacterium sp. genome:
- a CDS encoding alpha/beta hydrolase-fold protein, with translation MKKLIFLVLFVTAYVASFAQFPPQGKVEFKTIPSKILNEDREYSVYLPKSYATNTEKYYPVLYLLHGGGGSHKDWPGRGHVGDVANQLMDSNEACEMIIVCPEAGKTFMNYFNHPEWRYQDYFFEEMIPFIESNYRVIGDKQHRAIAGLSMGGGGTVVYATSHPELFCAAYEMSGYLYRQDLPFLDKNDPVQERMQTLVEDHNCVKIIQNADAQAVEALKTVNWFIDCGDDDFTFDPNMEFISALRQKQIPYQLRVRDGGHTWEYWHSALYIALPFVSNCFREN, from the coding sequence ATGAAAAAACTAATCTTTCTGGTGCTATTTGTGACTGCTTATGTTGCATCTTTTGCACAATTTCCTCCTCAGGGTAAAGTGGAGTTTAAAACCATACCCAGCAAAATTTTAAATGAAGACAGGGAATATTCCGTATATTTACCCAAATCGTATGCAACAAACACCGAAAAATACTATCCGGTACTTTACCTCTTACACGGAGGCGGTGGAAGCCATAAAGACTGGCCGGGCCGCGGACATGTTGGCGATGTAGCCAATCAGTTAATGGATTCAAATGAAGCCTGCGAAATGATCATTGTTTGTCCGGAAGCCGGAAAAACCTTCATGAATTATTTTAATCATCCGGAATGGCGTTATCAGGATTATTTTTTCGAAGAGATGATTCCTTTTATAGAAAGTAATTACCGGGTAATTGGCGATAAACAACATCGTGCCATAGCAGGTTTGTCGATGGGTGGTGGAGGAACGGTTGTTTATGCCACCAGTCATCCTGAGTTGTTTTGTGCAGCTTACGAAATGAGCGGATATTTGTACCGTCAGGATTTGCCTTTTTTAGACAAAAATGATCCGGTACAGGAAAGAATGCAAACGCTGGTTGAAGATCATAATTGTGTGAAAATAATTCAGAATGCCGATGCACAAGCGGTTGAAGCGCTAAAAACAGTAAACTGGTTTATTGATTGCGGTGACGATGATTTTACGTTCGATCCGAACATGGAATTTATTTCGGCCTTGCGCCAAAAGCAAATTCCATATCAACTCCGTGTTCGCGACGGTGGTCACACCTGGGAATACTGGCATTCAGCTTTGTACATTGCTTTGCCTTTTGTAAGTAATTGTTTTCGTGAAAATTAA
- the pelA gene encoding pectate lyase — MKTKSIKFRYFRIVFVLFALVGSYYQTVAQEKEYQAIDLRPFRSSAGHWYGIKDNSNVINPLPEKLQYKPNEITKIADNVLLFQRNNGGWPKNYDMQAILTKEQREKVLRAKNEEHTTFDNSTGFSHINYLAEVYAQTKVEKYKKACLKGIDFVLKAQYNNGGWPQYFPLEKGDYSRRITFNDGAYMGIMELLQEILDKDPKYDFVSEKTFKKVDSAYKKGLECLLAMQIELNGKPTVWCQQHDEVDLSPAWARAFEPPSICNGESVEVVLFLMNIEQPDEKIISAVQNAVKWFSDSRIYNTRVEMFKAEPMESKYKTVTIDKKVVTDESAPPIWTRFYELGSGRPLFCDRNSKFLYSLAEVSRERRAGYGWYTYAPQEVLDKYPDWQKKWAPEQNVLKQ, encoded by the coding sequence ATGAAAACTAAAAGCATAAAATTTAGATATTTTCGGATTGTATTTGTACTGTTTGCTTTGGTTGGTAGCTATTATCAAACAGTGGCACAGGAGAAAGAATACCAGGCAATTGATCTGCGCCCCTTCAGAAGCAGTGCCGGACATTGGTATGGCATAAAGGACAATAGTAACGTTATAAATCCCTTGCCGGAAAAACTGCAGTATAAGCCAAACGAGATTACAAAAATTGCAGACAATGTTCTGTTATTTCAACGAAACAACGGTGGTTGGCCCAAAAATTACGATATGCAGGCCATTCTAACCAAAGAGCAACGTGAAAAGGTTTTACGTGCAAAAAACGAAGAGCATACCACTTTTGATAATTCTACTGGTTTTTCTCACATTAATTATTTGGCAGAAGTTTATGCGCAAACAAAAGTTGAGAAATACAAAAAGGCCTGTTTGAAGGGTATTGATTTTGTTTTGAAGGCTCAATACAACAATGGAGGTTGGCCGCAGTACTTTCCGCTCGAAAAAGGAGATTACAGCCGGCGAATAACATTTAACGATGGCGCTTATATGGGAATTATGGAGCTTTTGCAAGAGATTTTGGATAAAGATCCAAAATATGATTTTGTAAGTGAGAAAACATTTAAAAAAGTAGATTCTGCCTACAAAAAGGGACTCGAATGTCTTTTAGCGATGCAGATTGAATTAAACGGAAAGCCAACGGTTTGGTGTCAGCAACACGATGAAGTTGATTTGTCACCGGCCTGGGCACGTGCATTCGAACCACCAAGCATTTGCAATGGAGAAAGTGTTGAGGTAGTCCTATTTCTAATGAATATTGAACAACCCGATGAAAAAATAATTTCAGCTGTTCAGAATGCAGTAAAATGGTTTAGCGATTCGCGGATTTACAATACCCGGGTTGAAATGTTTAAAGCGGAGCCCATGGAATCGAAATACAAAACAGTTACCATAGATAAAAAGGTGGTGACCGACGAATCAGCACCTCCAATCTGGACACGCTTTTACGAACTGGGAAGCGGAAGACCATTGTTCTGCGACCGGAACAGTAAATTCTTGTATTCGCTCGCTGAAGTCAGCAGAGAGCGCCGGGCCGGTTATGGCTGGTATACTTACGCGCCTCAGGAAGTGTTGGATAAATATCCGGACTGGCAGAAAAAATGGGCTCCTGAGCAAAATGTATTAAAACAGTAA
- a CDS encoding family 43 glycosylhydrolase, with translation MIQKKMMSLKNSIILLIILGFNVLSCAPTANSDDKNTTEAHFENPVLGGDYPDPSVLRDGEDFYLTHSSFDYYPGLLVWHSTDLIHWTRISHALNEYVGSVWAPDLIKHNNKFYIYFPAGGTNWVVTADTPAGPWSAPVDLKLPGFIDPGHVVDENGQRYLYLSKGFVVKLAADGLSTVGEPVLNYAGWEFPKEWNTECFCLESPKSTVKDGFYHIIVAEGGTAGPATSHMVVAGRAKSPFGPFENSPYNPIIHTENRSERWWSQGHGTLVDDVEGNWWMMYHGYEKYFHTLGRQTLMVPIEWTEDNWFRVPEGVKSFDKLPVPAGEKSEDGSALSDDFNTNKLGLQWQFFKDNDFSRVAFENGQLLFRAKADRFEESSPLLVNASDQKYEVIVEFTIDEHVTAGLCLYYNEKGNMRITVNKDRFTVYNRQSAKISEPNNLGDQGFLRILNDGQEVSFYFSANGTEWTRVERTIEASGFNHNVFGEFLSLRAGLFAYGGGEVRFDNFTYRKL, from the coding sequence ATGATTCAGAAAAAAATGATGAGTTTAAAAAACAGTATTATACTTCTTATTATCCTTGGATTTAATGTATTGTCGTGTGCTCCAACAGCAAATTCAGATGATAAAAATACAACGGAAGCACACTTCGAAAATCCGGTACTGGGTGGAGACTATCCCGATCCGTCGGTACTGCGTGATGGGGAGGATTTTTACCTCACGCATTCGTCGTTTGACTATTATCCGGGTTTATTGGTCTGGCATTCGACCGACCTGATCCACTGGACACGTATTTCGCATGCATTAAACGAGTATGTGGGGTCGGTGTGGGCGCCTGATTTGATAAAGCACAACAATAAATTTTACATTTATTTTCCGGCAGGTGGCACAAATTGGGTGGTAACTGCCGATACTCCGGCCGGACCATGGTCAGCGCCGGTAGATTTAAAATTGCCGGGATTTATCGATCCGGGGCATGTTGTTGACGAAAATGGACAACGTTATTTGTACCTCTCAAAAGGATTTGTGGTGAAACTTGCAGCCGATGGTTTGTCAACAGTTGGTGAACCTGTTTTGAATTATGCAGGCTGGGAGTTTCCGAAAGAGTGGAACACCGAATGTTTTTGTCTTGAATCGCCAAAATCGACTGTAAAAGATGGTTTTTACCATATTATTGTCGCCGAAGGAGGAACAGCCGGGCCGGCTACTTCGCACATGGTTGTTGCAGGCCGCGCCAAATCTCCTTTCGGGCCTTTTGAAAATTCGCCTTACAATCCGATTATTCATACCGAAAACAGAAGTGAACGCTGGTGGAGCCAAGGCCACGGAACATTGGTGGATGATGTGGAAGGTAATTGGTGGATGATGTACCATGGTTACGAAAAATATTTTCATACACTGGGCAGGCAAACATTGATGGTTCCAATTGAATGGACTGAAGACAATTGGTTTCGTGTGCCCGAGGGGGTGAAAAGCTTTGATAAATTGCCTGTTCCTGCAGGTGAAAAATCTGAAGATGGCAGCGCTTTGTCGGATGATTTTAATACAAACAAATTGGGATTACAATGGCAGTTTTTTAAGGACAACGATTTTTCGAGAGTCGCATTCGAGAACGGGCAACTGTTGTTCAGAGCAAAAGCAGATCGTTTTGAAGAGAGCAGCCCTTTATTGGTAAATGCTTCGGACCAAAAATATGAAGTTATTGTGGAGTTTACGATCGATGAGCATGTAACCGCTGGTCTGTGCCTGTATTACAACGAAAAAGGAAATATGCGTATAACTGTGAATAAAGACAGATTTACTGTTTATAACCGACAAAGTGCAAAAATTAGCGAACCAAATAACTTAGGCGATCAGGGATTTTTACGCATATTAAACGACGGGCAGGAAGTTAGTTTTTACTTCAGTGCAAATGGTACCGAATGGACTAGAGTGGAGCGAACCATTGAAGCCAGTGGATTTAACCACAATGTTTTTGGCGAATTTCTGAGCCTTCGTGCCGGACTTTTTGCTTATGGAGGCGGAGAAGTCCGTTTTGATAATTTTACATACAGAAAACTTTAA
- a CDS encoding acetylxylan esterase has product MKPIKNVRIKYRLIWILIISIGVVAEAGAQSNFNALPWKMNTAYFNYLMRDVHQQYAERKTTIEEAFKSEKSMLEYRDNCILKYKNILGEFPEKGDLNTQVLGVSQQDGFRVEKILFESIPKRYVTANLYIPDGNGPFPVAVELCGHGMGGKIPAPRAALLMVQNQIAVLVVDPVGQGERVQFVDENSNSLTRGSTTGHTLLNAGANLVGTSVAAAEYWDNHRAIDYLVTRSDIDADRIGVFGSSGGGTQTSYLMGLDDRIKVASVCSYFSQRERVLEIYGPSDGCQHVPYEGREQLEIADFVLMMAPRPVLIMSGRYDFVDYWGATQAFAELEKTYTALGSPEKVKLFSIEGGHGMPKPKREALASWFRQWMYNDNTSVLEENMLNISVDALQCTKTGQVNTAIADKISLPDYHLNLAKEYEKQRTAFLKQDWTVIEAKVRELLGISAQKSEIESEPTGYGSSRNYEIFKYQIARLGQMPVPCVLLVPENVNPKSQVVLVLNEDGKNNFLEDQNTVDSYINQDQILLVADLRGFGETADPSSLNDTKYWNREYRNAMISMHIGKPIVGQRVIDVFSLLDFIENGEVTRNREVFLKANGAYGSVAVHAAFLDSRISKTEISGAVKSYFEFLENPMQRDVYSQVLYGVLKYYDLKDLVQLAGKDRIRFVD; this is encoded by the coding sequence ATGAAACCAATAAAAAATGTAAGGATAAAATACCGTTTGATTTGGATTCTGATTATTTCAATTGGAGTAGTTGCAGAAGCAGGTGCTCAATCAAATTTTAATGCCCTGCCGTGGAAAATGAATACGGCCTATTTTAACTATTTAATGCGCGATGTTCACCAACAATATGCCGAACGAAAAACCACCATTGAAGAGGCTTTTAAATCGGAAAAAAGCATGTTGGAATACCGCGATAACTGTATTTTGAAATACAAAAATATACTGGGTGAATTTCCGGAAAAGGGGGATTTAAATACTCAGGTTTTGGGCGTTTCACAGCAGGATGGTTTTCGGGTAGAAAAAATACTGTTTGAAAGTATTCCGAAACGATATGTTACAGCAAATTTATACATTCCGGATGGGAACGGGCCATTTCCGGTGGCCGTTGAATTGTGTGGTCACGGAATGGGAGGTAAAATTCCGGCTCCGCGCGCTGCACTTTTGATGGTACAAAATCAAATTGCCGTTTTGGTAGTCGATCCGGTTGGGCAGGGCGAACGGGTTCAGTTTGTGGATGAAAACAGTAACTCGCTGACGCGTGGATCAACAACCGGACATACCTTGTTAAATGCAGGCGCTAACCTGGTTGGAACAAGTGTTGCTGCCGCCGAATACTGGGATAACCACCGGGCCATTGATTATTTGGTTACTCGTTCAGATATTGATGCAGACCGGATTGGAGTATTTGGAAGTTCGGGAGGTGGCACGCAAACTTCCTACTTAATGGGGCTCGATGATCGGATTAAAGTGGCTTCTGTTTGCAGCTATTTTTCGCAGCGCGAGCGGGTGTTGGAAATATACGGACCATCGGATGGTTGCCAGCATGTTCCTTACGAAGGTCGTGAACAGCTGGAAATTGCCGATTTTGTTTTAATGATGGCTCCGCGACCGGTTTTAATTATGTCAGGTCGATATGATTTTGTTGATTACTGGGGAGCAACACAAGCCTTTGCAGAGCTGGAAAAAACATACACAGCTTTGGGAAGTCCCGAAAAAGTAAAACTATTTTCAATTGAAGGCGGTCATGGAATGCCAAAACCCAAACGAGAAGCGCTGGCAAGCTGGTTCCGACAGTGGATGTACAACGACAACACTTCTGTGCTTGAAGAAAACATGTTGAATATATCGGTTGATGCCTTGCAATGCACCAAAACCGGGCAGGTGAATACAGCCATCGCCGATAAAATTTCGTTACCCGATTACCATTTAAATCTGGCGAAGGAGTACGAGAAACAACGCACAGCGTTTTTAAAACAGGACTGGACGGTAATTGAGGCAAAAGTTCGTGAATTGCTTGGTATCTCTGCTCAGAAATCAGAAATAGAAAGCGAACCTACTGGTTATGGCAGTAGCAGAAATTACGAAATATTCAAGTATCAGATTGCCCGATTGGGCCAAATGCCTGTACCATGTGTTTTGCTGGTTCCCGAAAATGTGAATCCCAAAAGTCAGGTTGTACTAGTCTTAAATGAAGACGGCAAAAACAACTTTTTAGAGGATCAGAATACCGTAGATTCATACATTAATCAGGATCAGATTTTATTGGTGGCTGATCTACGCGGATTTGGGGAAACTGCCGATCCGTCAAGTTTAAACGACACCAAATACTGGAATCGAGAGTACAGAAATGCCATGATAAGCATGCACATTGGGAAACCAATAGTGGGACAACGTGTAATCGATGTTTTTTCGCTGCTCGATTTTATTGAAAACGGTGAAGTGACAAGAAACAGAGAAGTATTTCTGAAAGCCAACGGAGCATATGGATCAGTAGCAGTTCATGCGGCTTTTCTCGATTCCAGAATTTCAAAAACTGAAATTTCGGGAGCTGTTAAATCGTATTTCGAATTTCTTGAAAATCCGATGCAACGTGACGTGTACAGCCAGGTTTTATACGGTGTATTAAAATATTACGATTTAAAAGATTTGGTTCAACTGGCCGGTAAGGACCGAATCCGATTTGTGGATTAG
- a CDS encoding DUF6298 domain-containing protein, with product MKQKITILGILVFVFVSARMLAHFKTTKDSPIHITEEGQLLYKLDENGDRVPDFSYCGYQASNEGIPNVPVKIIVPFAEGDATQNIQAAIDFVSKLPLNSDGFRGTVLLEPGSYAISGSLLIQTSGVVLRGSGMDAQGTILRGTGVDRETLIQVKGENNRRLEDFQKLSSTYFPVNTTTLTFENGHSFQLGDNVLVKRSSTQEWIEAIGADKIGIYVDYTLTKWDAGDFDFDWDRKVVAITDSSITLDAPLTNAIDPEFGGGSVAKYSWDGRINNVGVENLQCVSSFDSGNRKDENHRWMAITMENVSDSWVRRITARNFVSSAVAVWETAQRITVEDCKSLEPIGEIGNHRRYAFHSLGQQVLFQRCYAEYAYHAFSVGFTTPGPNAFVQCYSYWPYNFSGAIGGWSSGVLFDKVTIDGGNISFAFRDVDGQGGGWSAANSLCWQCRAAQIDLPAPPGAQNWAIASWAQGYGNGHHELQHTFVKPESIYYAQLEARSGKKSQENEKIYVYPSSETTAPIAEMTAHYSERSKTPDVTMEQWIDQMINEYPIENDISSAKKWDEIDFDVPVKETISLVPLSLKNGWLVFDNKVASGKSSRTSLWRGSTRKSYVDQAIPNLTRFVPGRTGRGLTDNLDTLVADMKKEGSVVMNHYPSLWYERRRDDHARTRRADADVWTPFFEQPFSRSGEAEAFDRLSKYDLNKWNTWYWLRLKKFANLADQNGLAFVQEHYLQHNIIEEGAHWVDYPWRSANNINNLGFAENTSYAGDKRVYMAAEFYDITNPVRRKYHEQYIRKSLDEFKENTNIIHHLGMEYTGPLHFVEFWLDVIAAWEKENNTNVLVMLPGTKEVQDSILADPNRSKIVDVVDVIQWQYRKDGSLYAPVGGLSLAGRQYARIIDVGETSFDQIYRAVFEFKSKFPEKAMVYSRRGAPFSNWAVFMAGGSFAAIPTVANEKFARDIPKMNAIALEKTNSRQWTLGKTGLGYIVFSTSKEITIDLSNDKENYQQARINPETGEIKYSEEAVKGGQVTNIKNESEEATVLWLFQK from the coding sequence ATGAAACAAAAAATTACTATCCTGGGAATTCTGGTTTTTGTTTTTGTGTCGGCGCGCATGCTTGCACATTTTAAAACCACAAAAGATTCTCCCATTCACATTACCGAAGAGGGGCAATTACTTTATAAATTGGATGAAAACGGCGATCGTGTTCCGGACTTTTCGTATTGTGGTTACCAGGCTTCTAATGAGGGTATTCCAAATGTTCCTGTGAAAATAATCGTTCCTTTTGCGGAAGGTGATGCCACTCAAAACATTCAGGCAGCCATTGATTTTGTTTCCAAACTTCCTTTGAACAGCGATGGTTTCAGAGGAACAGTTCTTCTGGAACCGGGAAGTTATGCTATTTCAGGTAGTTTGTTGATTCAAACTTCGGGCGTGGTACTGAGAGGAAGCGGGATGGATGCACAAGGAACGATACTGCGCGGAACCGGTGTCGATCGTGAGACTTTGATTCAGGTGAAAGGCGAAAATAACAGAAGGTTGGAAGACTTTCAGAAGCTCAGTTCAACCTACTTCCCGGTAAATACCACAACACTTACATTTGAAAATGGTCATTCGTTTCAGTTGGGCGACAATGTGTTGGTAAAACGTTCTTCAACGCAAGAATGGATCGAAGCCATTGGTGCTGATAAAATAGGTATTTATGTAGATTACACGCTAACCAAATGGGATGCCGGTGATTTTGATTTTGACTGGGACCGAAAGGTTGTGGCAATTACCGACAGCTCGATAACGCTGGATGCTCCGCTTACAAATGCCATTGATCCTGAATTTGGAGGAGGAAGTGTTGCAAAGTATAGTTGGGACGGAAGAATAAATAACGTTGGTGTTGAAAATTTGCAATGTGTTTCAAGTTTTGATTCCGGTAACCGAAAAGACGAAAATCATCGCTGGATGGCAATTACAATGGAGAATGTCAGCGATTCGTGGGTGCGCCGTATTACGGCCAGAAACTTTGTAAGTTCGGCGGTTGCGGTGTGGGAAACAGCGCAGCGGATTACGGTTGAAGACTGTAAATCGCTTGAGCCGATTGGTGAAATTGGAAACCACCGTAGATATGCTTTTCACTCATTGGGGCAGCAGGTTTTGTTTCAACGCTGTTATGCCGAATATGCCTATCACGCCTTTTCTGTTGGATTTACCACACCGGGACCAAATGCGTTTGTCCAGTGTTATTCGTATTGGCCTTACAATTTTAGCGGTGCAATTGGCGGCTGGTCGTCGGGAGTTTTGTTCGATAAAGTTACAATCGATGGTGGAAACATTAGCTTTGCTTTTCGCGATGTGGATGGTCAGGGTGGAGGCTGGAGTGCAGCCAACTCGCTTTGCTGGCAATGCCGCGCTGCTCAAATTGATTTACCGGCTCCTCCGGGAGCTCAAAACTGGGCCATAGCAAGCTGGGCTCAGGGTTATGGAAACGGGCATCACGAATTGCAGCATACTTTTGTAAAACCCGAAAGTATTTATTACGCTCAGTTGGAAGCACGCAGTGGTAAAAAGTCGCAGGAAAATGAGAAAATATACGTCTATCCAAGCTCTGAAACAACCGCGCCAATTGCCGAAATGACAGCCCATTACAGCGAACGGTCAAAAACTCCTGATGTTACAATGGAGCAGTGGATCGATCAAATGATAAATGAATATCCGATCGAAAATGATATATCCTCAGCAAAAAAATGGGATGAAATCGATTTTGATGTTCCCGTAAAAGAAACTATTTCGCTTGTTCCTTTGAGCCTAAAAAATGGCTGGTTGGTATTTGACAATAAAGTGGCAAGTGGAAAAAGCTCAAGAACTTCGTTGTGGCGTGGATCAACGCGGAAAAGTTATGTGGATCAGGCCATTCCGAATTTGACCCGTTTTGTTCCGGGGCGAACAGGGCGAGGACTCACCGATAACCTGGATACCTTGGTTGCCGATATGAAGAAGGAAGGCTCTGTGGTAATGAATCACTACCCGAGTTTGTGGTACGAGCGTCGTCGCGATGATCATGCACGCACGCGAAGAGCAGATGCCGATGTTTGGACACCCTTTTTTGAGCAACCCTTTAGTCGTAGCGGCGAAGCTGAAGCCTTCGATCGTTTAAGCAAATACGATTTAAACAAGTGGAACACATGGTATTGGTTACGTTTAAAAAAGTTCGCAAATTTGGCCGATCAAAACGGACTGGCCTTTGTTCAGGAGCATTATCTGCAACACAATATAATTGAAGAAGGTGCGCACTGGGTCGATTATCCGTGGCGTTCGGCAAATAACATAAACAATTTGGGATTTGCCGAAAACACTTCCTATGCCGGAGATAAACGCGTGTACATGGCCGCCGAATTTTATGACATTACAAATCCGGTACGCAGAAAATACCACGAACAATACATTCGAAAAAGCCTTGATGAGTTTAAAGAGAACACAAATATCATTCACCATTTGGGAATGGAATACACTGGGCCACTACATTTTGTAGAATTCTGGTTGGATGTGATAGCAGCATGGGAAAAGGAGAATAATACAAACGTACTGGTGATGCTTCCGGGTACAAAAGAGGTGCAGGATTCAATTTTAGCTGATCCGAATCGATCAAAAATTGTGGATGTAGTGGACGTAATTCAGTGGCAGTACCGTAAAGATGGAAGTTTGTATGCACCTGTTGGCGGGCTGAGTCTGGCGGGTCGGCAATATGCCCGAATCATTGATGTTGGAGAAACATCGTTTGACCAGATTTATCGCGCGGTGTTTGAGTTTAAAAGCAAATTCCCGGAAAAGGCAATGGTTTATTCGCGTCGTGGAGCACCATTTTCAAACTGGGCTGTTTTTATGGCAGGTGGTTCTTTTGCTGCCATTCCAACTGTTGCGAATGAAAAATTCGCAAGGGACATTCCAAAAATGAATGCCATTGCTTTGGAAAAAACAAACAGCCGGCAGTGGACACTTGGCAAAACAGGACTTGGATACATTGTTTTTTCAACTTCAAAGGAAATAACAATCGATCTATCAAACGATAAAGAAAACTATCAACAGGCCCGGATAAATCCTGAAACCGGAGAAATAAAGTATTCTGAGGAAGCTGTGAAAGGTGGACAAGTGACCAATATTAAAAACGAATCAGAAGAAGCTACGGTTCTCTGGCTATTTCAGAAGTAG
- a CDS encoding pectate lyase has protein sequence MKRLKIQKLKILLFPIIWALAVPFVASAQSEKLENEIEATMLKATKFMVETVSNNGGYVWYYMPDFSRQWGEMEAYKTMIWLQHPGTISMGHLFLDAYRLTDNEYYYQSAEKAAAAIIWGQSNEGGWNYMVDFAGDKSMKHWYNTIGKNGWRLEEFQHYYGNSTFDDDITSDAARFLLRMYLEKFDPKFKPALDKAINFVLKSQYPMGGWPQRFPLRYDFNKQGHPDYTSFYTFNDDVIWENIHFLIQCYLTLGEERFLDPIRRGMDFYLFSMDGCGAWGQQLNMDMETAGARTYEPTAFLPSTTCENAMLLLKFYQYTGDRRFLVRVPSAIQWLEETELPEEKQERGRTHPTFVDPATNKAVYVHRQGSNSKYGFYYIDENDTQLLAHYYGKCTVQLQELKDEYAKLAAMTIDEATKDSPLKPGKFDEKGTPQTFYDLNRYNFPFQASDEMVQQIISELDQQNRWLSKHAMISHPYIGDGEKQELTKEFASTRVGDETDTSPYRDESDQDYISTGTYIRNMKMLINYLNALRK, from the coding sequence ATGAAACGACTAAAAATTCAAAAACTTAAGATTTTACTTTTCCCAATTATTTGGGCATTGGCTGTTCCTTTTGTGGCTTCTGCTCAGTCTGAAAAACTTGAAAACGAAATTGAGGCAACCATGTTAAAGGCCACAAAATTCATGGTTGAAACGGTGAGTAACAACGGAGGGTATGTGTGGTATTATATGCCTGATTTTTCGAGGCAGTGGGGCGAAATGGAAGCCTACAAAACGATGATCTGGCTGCAACATCCCGGAACAATTAGTATGGGCCATTTATTTTTAGATGCCTACCGTTTAACCGATAATGAATATTATTACCAGTCGGCCGAAAAAGCGGCAGCGGCAATAATATGGGGACAAAGTAACGAAGGCGGCTGGAATTACATGGTTGATTTTGCCGGCGATAAATCCATGAAACACTGGTACAACACCATCGGGAAAAATGGCTGGCGGCTGGAGGAGTTTCAGCATTATTACGGAAACAGTACTTTCGACGACGACATTACTTCCGATGCAGCTCGTTTTCTGTTACGAATGTACCTTGAAAAGTTTGACCCGAAATTTAAACCTGCCCTCGACAAAGCCATAAATTTTGTTTTAAAAAGCCAGTATCCGATGGGAGGATGGCCACAACGTTTTCCTTTACGCTATGATTTTAACAAACAGGGACATCCGGATTACACTTCTTTTTACACTTTTAACGACGATGTAATTTGGGAAAACATTCATTTTCTTATTCAATGTTATCTTACGCTTGGCGAAGAACGTTTTTTAGATCCGATACGTCGCGGAATGGATTTTTACCTGTTTTCGATGGACGGGTGCGGTGCCTGGGGACAGCAACTAAACATGGATATGGAAACGGCAGGTGCCAGGACCTACGAGCCCACAGCATTTTTACCCAGCACAACCTGCGAAAATGCCATGTTACTGCTTAAATTTTACCAGTACACCGGCGACCGACGCTTTTTAGTTCGTGTTCCAAGTGCCATCCAATGGTTGGAAGAAACCGAACTTCCGGAGGAGAAACAAGAAAGAGGTCGCACGCACCCAACCTTTGTGGACCCGGCAACCAACAAAGCGGTTTATGTACACAGACAGGGTTCAAATTCGAAATACGGCTTTTATTATATCGATGAAAATGACACACAGCTTTTGGCGCATTATTACGGGAAATGTACCGTGCAACTACAAGAGTTAAAAGATGAATATGCTAAACTGGCTGCCATGACGATTGATGAGGCAACAAAGGATTCTCCTTTAAAACCGGGTAAATTTGATGAAAAAGGTACGCCTCAAACATTCTACGATTTAAACCGCTACAACTTTCCGTTTCAGGCGAGTGACGAAATGGTTCAACAGATCATTTCAGAACTCGATCAGCAAAACAGATGGTTAAGTAAACATGCCATGATAAGTCATCCGTACATTGGTGATGGCGAAAAGCAGGAATTAACAAAAGAATTTGCCTCAACCCGCGTGGGCGATGAAACAGATACTTCGCCTTACCGCGACGAATCGGATCAGGACTACATTTCAACCGGTACTTACATCCGAAACATGAAAATGCTGATCAATTATCTGAATGCACTTCGGAAGTGA